One window from the genome of Gimesia aquarii encodes:
- a CDS encoding c-type cytochrome, whose protein sequence is MSHRRRSVRFFYPLTLACFISLLLSPQFVSAGKSNSLMDISTDGKLLACSNRDSGSVTIIDLDTNKKLTETKVGKHPEGVTFLGDTHTLATAVYDDDLVVFLDGDTGKKIGQTEVFDEPYGVVSTSDGTKVFVTLDYPGRIVEIDTNSKNVIREFSNGKHLRGIAISSDDQNLFTTEYYTALVRNIDVKNGQTVDEWPGGSTDNLSRQITLHPRRPKAYLPHIRSRVTVAHGAGSIFPIVSIVDTKSGEGKRRRKIPMDSFRGARVTSNPWDTAITPDGKTFFVIFAGTDDMYICNVIDDDYRELTFRASLNLGHNPRAVRVAPDGNTVYVYNALDFEVVAYGTQFPRPRARIKVTENPLGQEILLGKRLFYTALQPMSSRLWISCASCHPDGQPDGKTWHNPEGLRNTQSLAGMAWTHPIHWSADRDEVQDFEHTIRGPLMQGKGLAQGKINPSLEAPNKGLSRALDAMAAYSNTHEFTLSPYAKKGLTPAAKRGRRLFFSKQTQCATCHSGPFLTDSVPTGKIVRHDVGTSVDNPGEKMGPAYDTPTLLGLYRTAPYLHHGKAQSLEEVLTIYNHDDKHGKTSQLSKQEIADLVEFLKALPYEDPVPKAKAAGLVKISK, encoded by the coding sequence ATGTCTCACCGCAGAAGGTCCGTTCGTTTTTTTTACCCTCTGACACTTGCATGCTTCATCAGTTTGTTGCTGAGCCCCCAGTTTGTCAGTGCCGGCAAATCCAATAGTTTGATGGACATCTCAACGGATGGGAAATTGCTGGCTTGTTCCAATCGAGATAGCGGCTCTGTCACCATCATCGATTTGGATACCAACAAAAAATTAACCGAAACCAAAGTAGGCAAGCATCCGGAGGGAGTTACCTTTCTCGGTGACACTCACACACTGGCGACCGCCGTCTATGATGATGATTTAGTTGTGTTCCTTGATGGTGATACCGGTAAGAAAATCGGCCAGACGGAAGTATTTGACGAACCTTACGGCGTTGTCTCCACAAGTGATGGTACTAAAGTTTTTGTCACGCTCGATTATCCGGGTCGTATAGTCGAAATTGATACAAACTCTAAAAACGTCATTCGCGAATTTTCGAACGGCAAACACCTGCGAGGAATTGCGATTTCCAGCGATGATCAAAATCTCTTTACTACCGAGTACTATACAGCCCTGGTTCGCAATATTGATGTGAAAAATGGCCAAACGGTTGATGAATGGCCTGGAGGAAGTACCGATAATCTTTCTCGACAGATTACCTTACACCCTCGTCGTCCTAAAGCATATCTGCCACATATTCGATCGCGGGTGACTGTCGCTCATGGTGCTGGTTCCATCTTCCCGATCGTTTCAATTGTCGATACGAAATCCGGTGAAGGAAAGCGAAGACGAAAAATCCCGATGGATTCTTTTCGAGGGGCCCGTGTCACTTCAAATCCCTGGGACACAGCCATCACACCAGATGGCAAAACTTTTTTCGTCATCTTCGCTGGAACAGATGACATGTATATCTGCAATGTCATCGATGATGACTACCGCGAATTGACTTTTCGAGCATCACTCAACTTAGGACATAACCCGCGGGCAGTACGCGTCGCCCCCGATGGAAACACCGTTTATGTTTACAATGCGCTCGACTTTGAAGTAGTGGCATACGGCACACAATTCCCACGCCCTCGAGCTAGAATTAAGGTCACCGAAAATCCTTTGGGACAAGAAATCTTATTGGGCAAACGACTTTTTTATACCGCCTTACAACCAATGTCCAGCCGCCTCTGGATTTCCTGCGCAAGCTGTCACCCAGATGGACAGCCTGATGGAAAAACCTGGCATAATCCAGAAGGACTGAGAAACACACAATCACTTGCAGGAATGGCCTGGACGCACCCCATTCATTGGTCAGCGGATCGCGACGAAGTTCAGGATTTTGAGCACACGATCCGAGGACCACTAATGCAGGGAAAGGGGCTGGCCCAGGGAAAGATCAACCCTTCTTTGGAAGCACCTAACAAAGGATTATCCCGCGCATTGGATGCGATGGCAGCTTACTCAAACACTCATGAATTCACCTTGAGCCCCTATGCGAAAAAAGGACTGACTCCCGCAGCCAAACGCGGACGTCGACTTTTCTTCTCAAAACAGACTCAGTGTGCCACATGTCATAGTGGACCGTTCCTGACAGATTCTGTTCCGACGGGAAAGATCGTTCGGCATGATGTGGGAACATCGGTGGATAACCCTGGAGAGAAGATGGGACCCGCCTATGACACTCCAACTCTGCTGGGTCTTTATCGCACTGCTCCTTATTTACATCACGGAAAAGCCCAGAGCCTGGAAGAAGTGTTGACGATATATAACCATGATGACAAGCATGGAAAAACGAGCCAGCTCTCGAAACAGGAAATTGCGGACCTTGTCGAATTTTTAAAAGCACTCCCCTACGAAGACCCTGTTCCCAAAGCGAAAGCTGCGGGACTGGTTAAAATATCAAAATGA